One Rhizobium sp. 9140 genomic region harbors:
- a CDS encoding sugar ABC transporter ATP-binding protein — MTQPVLSLRGISKHYGPLQVLKSVSLDVHPGEVVALLGENGAGKSTLSGIIAGSRAPSEGTMTWLGQPYAPATPREAIDKGVVLIHQELKLLPQLSIAENVFIGRWPTRNGAIDRAQMERRAQEQLSRLNLHIPASRKVAGLSTANQQLIEIAKALALDAKLLILDEPTAALGGAETEALFEQVRKLRAEGVGIIYISHRMEEIKQITDRIVVLRDGERVQEFADSATPVRTVVESMVGRSLDRLFPPVPTPTERPVLQVSNLTSAVNAFRDVSFEVRAGEILGIAGLVGAGRTELVRAIAGADPVKAGTIRLDGRVLKLRDPADAIAMGIVLVPEDRKDQGLVVAHKISENLIYANLDKLGSRWITAGVKKAFAEKAIAKFNVKGRAEQHASDLSGGNQQKIVIAKWLMRDPKVVVLDEPTRGIDVGARAGIYDIIVNLARQGVAVIVVSSDLEEVLGVSSRILVLAQGNQAGILNREQANDVSVMELATI, encoded by the coding sequence ATGACCCAACCGGTTCTGTCACTCAGAGGCATCTCGAAACACTACGGACCGCTCCAGGTGCTCAAATCCGTGAGCCTGGACGTTCATCCGGGGGAAGTCGTGGCACTTCTCGGTGAGAACGGAGCCGGAAAGTCGACGCTGTCCGGCATCATCGCCGGATCGCGGGCGCCGTCCGAGGGAACGATGACGTGGCTGGGGCAGCCTTATGCCCCTGCCACGCCGCGCGAGGCGATCGACAAGGGCGTCGTCCTCATCCATCAGGAGCTGAAGCTTCTGCCGCAGCTCTCCATCGCGGAAAACGTCTTCATCGGGCGCTGGCCGACGCGCAATGGCGCCATCGATCGTGCCCAGATGGAGCGCCGCGCGCAGGAGCAGCTCTCGCGCCTCAACCTGCATATCCCGGCCTCCCGCAAGGTGGCCGGCCTGTCCACCGCCAACCAGCAGCTGATCGAGATCGCGAAAGCCCTGGCGCTCGATGCCAAGCTCCTGATCCTCGACGAGCCCACCGCGGCACTCGGCGGTGCCGAGACCGAGGCCCTGTTCGAGCAGGTTCGCAAGCTGCGCGCCGAAGGCGTCGGTATCATCTACATTTCGCACCGCATGGAAGAGATCAAGCAGATCACCGACCGCATCGTCGTTCTTCGCGACGGCGAGCGCGTGCAGGAATTCGCTGACAGCGCGACGCCGGTACGCACGGTGGTGGAGAGCATGGTCGGACGCTCGCTCGATCGCCTGTTCCCGCCCGTGCCAACACCGACCGAGCGGCCCGTGCTGCAGGTCTCGAACCTCACCTCGGCCGTCAACGCCTTCCGCGATGTCAGCTTCGAGGTGCGCGCCGGAGAGATCCTCGGGATTGCCGGTCTGGTCGGCGCCGGCCGCACCGAACTCGTGCGCGCCATTGCCGGTGCCGATCCTGTCAAGGCCGGCACGATCCGGCTCGACGGGCGGGTGCTGAAACTCCGCGACCCGGCCGATGCGATCGCCATGGGCATCGTGCTCGTGCCGGAGGACCGCAAGGATCAGGGGCTGGTCGTCGCCCACAAGATCAGCGAAAACCTGATCTATGCCAATCTGGACAAGCTCGGCTCCCGTTGGATCACGGCCGGCGTGAAGAAGGCTTTTGCCGAGAAGGCCATCGCGAAATTCAACGTGAAGGGACGCGCCGAGCAGCATGCCTCCGACCTTTCGGGCGGCAACCAGCAGAAGATCGTCATCGCCAAATGGCTGATGCGCGACCCGAAGGTGGTCGTTCTCGACGAACCGACACGCGGCATCGACGTCGGCGCGCGCGCCGGTATCTACGACATCATCGTCAACCTCGCCCGGCAGGGCGTCGCGGTTATCGTCGTCAGCTCCGACCTCGAGGAGGTGCTCGGCGTCTCCAGCCGCATTCTCGTTCTCGCCCAGGGCAACCAGGCCGGCATTCTCAACCGCGAACAGGCCAATGACGTCTCCGTCATGGAACTCGCAACGATCTGA